The Branchiostoma lanceolatum isolate klBraLanc5 chromosome 1, klBraLanc5.hap2, whole genome shotgun sequence genomic sequence catgaagcactatttctcgattagaaccgCCAGTCCTATATCATCTTGAGAcctaacatttcacgaaggtcaaaggtcaccggatctcgCAATTCGGTGGACCGCCCGGAAGTGACACTAGGCTCGGCCGGCGGCCACTTTTCTGACatacatatctcaacaatctttcatcccctgcgttaacttttttacattgtcacagcttCCGTACTACAAACTGCAAGTGTGGTAATTTTGAAGGTCCATAgatatcccattttcacactgtgcgtaaaagtgcaccgtccgtCGCGTGCGAACATACTAGTGTGCGAGctgcgagtggacacggcatacttaagacacagacaggaggtcactctgcacgtGTTCGCAGCCAAAACTCACAATTCttgttgccgcattggtatgtaactttgTATATCgcttgctaggttgcgtgtggtgatgcacgttgtctattttacaatgtaacagtgactatacgatcatagcaagtaggaaagatatgtaccccgtatctgcctgaagtattctactCAGGCGtaacggattatagcatggtgTCTATGGCAGGGCAGCGGCACTACCATTAatcataggggtgcaattacgatattgcattgacgataaaagtagttacggtgtaacaaatacatcgtgcatcaccacgcccaaccaggcaaacgttatgccaagttacacaccagtgcgacaacgggatcgtgagttatagctgcgaacacggaaacaaaagcatttccaatactcccagaaggaggtcacacctccttcccggagtaataagaCTACCACATGAATAAAAcgggtggggtgggggtggtgatTATCAATGCTTTCTCaggaatgtcttgaacaccagGATATGCATACCTAGGGGATTACAGATGTTGCATTTTGATAAAGTAATCTCTTTAAGTTCACCATTTTTACTATCTTGGCATGGCAGTCACATGATACCAGGGGAAGTTGGTGTTAAATCATGCAATACATCATTTTAGAGGAAGGTCTGTTTTATGCTGTGAAATATCTTCAGAACTCCCGACCCCAGCCAAATGCTGACTCAATGATGTATGAATGCCAAGCCAAAGGCCACACCCCTTTTTGAGGCAGCAGCCCAGTCTTGTCAGGCTAATATATGTGGCAACAGGAGGGAGTAGGAGTTGTTATGTCTTTTATGTGAGGTTAGATACCTCCAGAATGGGAGGGTCTTTCACTCATACACTTTTCTTGACCAGTTCTTTGTTCTAAAACAACTTTGGCTTCACTGAAACACTGGTCTGAGTGGATATGTAACAGATCAATTCTCATGTTGGTTCTGTTGGATACTGCTCAAGAGACTGCTCaaaaacacctggatatcttagTGTGACATTCTTTGGggattaccaaggaggttaaaataggaaccTCCTTgggattactgatgttgcattagTTGACCCCTTTAAATTCATTCTTTTTTACAGTGGAGGTCTTAATGTACAGGCGAAATTATGAGAGTCGGTTTTACTGTTTGAAATAGAGAATTGAAATGAAACTTAAGTATAATATTTGTCATGATACCTGAAATAATGTGCAATATAGATTTGTTTTGGGAAGGAAATATTTTAGCAAAGAGACTCTCCAAACACTGTCTGTCACTTGCGATAAGCATTTCAAATGAATGCCCCCCTAActctcaccaaggaggtttaatcagggtGATTaacctgattaaacctccttgctctcacTTACACATGGCTTGGAAGGGACCTTCTCCCTGTAATAAGTTTTCTGATTCAGGAGTAAACTAGTCTAATCGTAATTCAGCCCTGTTGAGTTTCAGTGTGCTAGAATTGTAACCCCCATCACACTGAATTCTAAAGAATATGCAAATGACAAGCAGCTGAAATGAAAAATGGGGTCAAACTTGTTGGCAGAGTCCAACAGTTGGAGTGGACTACACAGTTGTATGCTCAACAAAGCCTGTGATGCATTGTTGTGATGTTAATGAAGAACCCAGCCTCCTCCTAGTAAAAGTTCATGACCCCACAGAGTGTAGGTCTGCACAAAGGGCATTCTCCTAGTGACCTAGTTTGGATGAGGCCTAGcctagagtccagccttgttactAATGTTAGCGTCATTGGTGGGTAGCGATGTTGGGAGCAACATAAGAAAAGGTATATTTTGGTGAAGTACTTAATGATTGACAAATAGCCAAGTCACACATACTTATTTCCATATtgtctttctttccttcaggtCATAGCATGCTTTGGCTGTGCCGTTGTCACCAAGCTGTACACTGGATTTGCCCTGGTGGCTCTAACCATAGAACTCAGCAGTGTTTTCCTCCACATCCGACAACTCTTACACATGGGCGGCGTCAGCAAACGCAACGTGATATACCGTACAAACGGCATGATCAATATCGGGATGTACATCTTATTCCGAATCTGTACGCTAGCGTGGATGACGAGATGGGTAGTCATCAATCGCGATGCGATTCCGCTCATTCCATTCACACTTGGAAGCGTTGGACTCGCTATTATGACCATCATCAACGTGATCCTCTTTTTCCGCCTGCTACAAAGTGACTTTTTGCAAAAGAAGCCCAAACACAAAGATTGGTTCTCTGAATAGGAAATCTTCATCTTTGGATTTTGCTGTAAAGAGATAATAATTCCTAGGATCCTCATCTTTCCCTACATTTACAAACTCATCGGTAAAAAGTGTTGTGGATGGATAAAAGAAGGTGCCAACCAGGTGATGACGATACATTTTAACTCATATCAAGGAGGCTAATACATGGCAACGGTAAAAACTTCAGGGATAGGCCATTCAAAAGTCTGTTGTACACTTTTGTGACAGGGTGTATCAGGATGTGCAGTAGAACAATTTTGCCGTCACAAAGACAGTAATATATCCATAGATTCTTGGTTAACTTTGTAAGATCATGTTAAGGTATGATGATAAGAACAACAGAGATTCACAAATTTGGTCAGACTGTACCCAGTCAGATAGGAGAGTCCTTGATATgcgctttaaaaaaaaatttacttAAAAAGTTAATTGCCAatggtaagaaaacatttcatcaTTGAATACTGTGCAGGTTTAGATTCTACATGATGTATACCATGGGGGAAGTATTGCCTTGTTGGAATATAGTGAATTTCAGGTAAGATTTTCCCAGTCAAGACTTCTTATATATCATTATGCTGAACACTGCTTTCTCtttttggtggtacatttttttaaacatttataaaaaatgtattttattctCCACAAATCCTCAAAAGATGTTGTCCAAATTTTTAATCCCTGTTACCACTACTGACTGTATTTTGTAGAATATGTATCTGGAAGTTTTTTTTGGAACTGAGCACACAGTTGACAACCTCCTTAGTGTAGAAGTATGTTCCTATGAGAATGTGTCATTATCTTTAATTTGTTCCTTCTATGTCAGGAATGAAATTACAGATaggccatgtacatgtatatattaggCAACCATTACACTACTAGTATGTTGCCATataatatatagatacatatataaTATTAACTCTCAGGTCACACTCTAGATATTACAACATAACATTTATCATCCTGTAAACTGTGGGAAAGTGATAACTGGTGATGATGGAATGCAGATGTGCAGTTTTATGTCATCTGTAGGTCAGGAACTCCATTGGGCCTACTTAATGAACAAACTGATGAGCTGAATGGGGGatcaacctccattaacattaatccgcaagtgtgtttgagagatctctagtgtaccgtcccccaggt encodes the following:
- the LOC136444712 gene encoding TLC domain-containing protein 2-like yields the protein MESGIVGPSVAVLSMMVFGMISKTFVVFPTPKSVRNPWKWTNTFVSLVHSSLTGLGALLCFYQTPEMTKDLIMPVTMPSHILVSISTGYFMYDALDLFVSKKAKSHWELVLHHITVIACFGCAVVTKLYTGFALVALTIELSSVFLHIRQLLHMGGVSKRNVIYRTNGMINIGMYILFRICTLAWMTRWVVINRDAIPLIPFTLGSVGLAIMTIINVILFFRLLQSDFLQKKPKHKDWFSE